One Glycine max cultivar Williams 82 chromosome 4, Glycine_max_v4.0, whole genome shotgun sequence DNA segment encodes these proteins:
- the LOC102664926 gene encoding cysteine-rich and transmembrane domain-containing protein WIH1 produces MAYYNQNPPPMSGVIPPPQGYPQPGFQGPPPPQPQVFVTQAPAQPAQGAAATTGVMAGCLGALGCLCCLEMCCCLEACDEILEFILMLLSHSYVVELMLLQILHINFKTVIIK; encoded by the exons ATGGCTTACTACAATCAAAATCCTCCTCCTATGTCCGGGGTAATTCCTCCTCCTCAAG GGTATCCTCAACCGGGTTTTCAAGGACCACCTCCACCCCAACCTCAAGTTTTTGTTACTCAAGCCCCAGCACAGCCTGCACAAGGTGCAGCAGCTACTACAGGTGTAATGGCTGGATG CCTTGGCGCGTTGGGCTGCCTCTGCTGCCTCGAGATGTGCTGCTGCCTGGAGGCGTGTGACGAAATATTAGAGTTTATTTTGATGTTATTATCTCATTCTTATGTGGTAGAACTTATGTTACTTCAAATATTACATATAAATTTCAAGACAGTTATTATTAAGTAG